The Prochlorococcus sp. MIT 1341 genomic interval GGTAAAATACCTAATTAATAATAATCATGGAAGTAAAATCTAGTACCAATAATTTAGTTTCAGAATCATTGAAAACTTCAATTATACTTAGCTGCATTCTTTTTGTTAGTTTTACTATCGGAATCCTGTTTCCTTTGGAAATCGCGCTTGACAAAATTATTTCTCTAAATCCTCTACCAAAATACTATTTCCCATTATTTCTTCTTATCGGTTTGATTCTGCCGGTTGTGATTAGGATTGAAAACAACAAAAAGCATCCCTTTAGAGAACCCTTAAATTCATATCTTATACTTCTGGTTGCACAAATACTCAACGAAATCACTTATACATTAATAATTGGTAAAGCAACTAGTGTTATTGTAGGTTTTCTATTTACTTTATGCAGGTTGTCTCAGATAAGGAAAATAATTATCAGGACAAAGGAGAATGGTTTGAAAAGACTATTTAGTCTCTTACTAATCTTATGGAGTATTAATATCTTTAACATCTTTTTTAATAGGCTTCTACCTTTAATAAATCATCAAACCATTTAAATTTAATTTCTATTTACCAATAAGGGTCATCTACAAATGAAACATGTAAAGGAGTATTTTTACTTTTCTCGATTGTACTAATACAAGCTCTTATAACCTCTCCATTAACCTCAATCTCACATGTTCCACAACTACCACCCAAGCAGCCAGTGGGAATTTCGATGTTTCTTCTAGAAGCGACTTCGAGCCAGGAAGATCCTATTTCCTCATAACTAATCTTCCCATCAGGCCATATCACCTTTAACAATTCATTCTTCATCAGGATATAGCCTTTCCCAAGTGAATATGTCTTTCAAAAGCGTCCGCGAGAAAATCAATTAGTGCTTCTCTTTGCTTTGAATAATGAGGTAGATCAATATTTAAATCAGCCAAACCTTTCCTCATTCTAATAGTATTAATCCATGTTCTTCTCCAAGTGCCATTA includes:
- a CDS encoding 2Fe-2S iron-sulfur cluster binding domain-containing protein, which produces MKNELLKVIWPDGKISYEEIGSSWLEVASRRNIEIPTGCLGGSCGTCEIEVNGEVIRACISTIEKSKNTPLHVSFVDDPYW